The following coding sequences lie in one Kamptonema formosum PCC 6407 genomic window:
- the polA gene encoding DNA polymerase I gives MSISVLANQIPTFVLVDGHSLAFRSYYAFAKSRDGGLRTSTGIPTSASFGFLKSLLEVMAAEEPEYMAIAFDLGLPTFRHEADDTYKADRTETPEDFIIDLKNLQELLSYFHLSIVTAPGYEADDVLGTLAQRASLAGFCVKILTGDQDLFQLVNTDANISVLRLGRDSFGRGGTGRGQEYGPEQVIEKLGIRPDQVVDYKALCGDASDNIPGVRGIGEKTAVQLLTTYNSLDRIYASLDQVKGAVRKKLEDGKTEAYHSQHLAKIICDVPLEIELEECKLAGFDEAALIPVLEKLEFKTFLNKVKQLQKRFGGVEQSGEEASSRKIEEVDQDNRTTIKTEISEDRVSKENSDRSLSNNEDDASWFWNLEDTREAQQQAILPIKPRIIHTPEQLTELVQLLRTFTDSATPVAWDTETTALEPRDAELVGIGCCWGTGEADLAYIPTGHKTGQNLDKAIVLEALRPILEDNNYPKALQNAKFDRLILRCQGIKLAGVVFDTMLASYVIDPEGSHNLTALCKEYLEDPKLTAKSYKDLVSKEQTIADLAIPIVANYCGMDVYTTFQLVSKLREKLEELDAEKPLTASLEQLLIKVEQPLEPVLAQMEYKGIRINTEYLNELSQELENKLQLIEQTAYEVAGEEFSLSSPKQLSKLLFETLKLDIKKSRRIQSGYSTDAAVLEKLQDDHEVVKTILEHRTLSKLKSTYVDALPQLVRPDTGRVHTDFNQAATGTGRLSSSNPNLQNIPIRTEFSRQIRKAFLPKEGWLMVSADYSQIELRILAHLTQEPVLVEAYKTNQDVHTVTAKLLFEKETVTPDERRLGKTINFGVIYGMGAQRFARSVEGVSPTQAKLFIERFNQRYSRVFEYLNRVKKDAIAQGYVSTILGRRRYFKFEGESVRKLKDSDVQDINLATLKNIGQNDAQLLRAAANAPIQGSSADIIKVAMVKLHDILKDRQARLLLQVHDELVLEVPPDEWEELQHKIKNTMENAVELSVPLVVDIHAGQNWMETK, from the coding sequence GTGTCTATTTCTGTGTTGGCAAATCAAATTCCTACTTTCGTCCTAGTTGACGGCCACTCCTTGGCTTTTCGCTCCTACTACGCCTTTGCCAAAAGTCGAGATGGGGGGTTGCGGACTTCCACAGGTATTCCCACGAGTGCATCTTTTGGTTTCCTCAAGTCGCTCTTAGAGGTGATGGCGGCAGAGGAACCGGAGTATATGGCTATCGCTTTTGACCTCGGTTTGCCTACGTTTCGCCACGAAGCTGACGATACCTACAAAGCAGACAGAACTGAAACTCCCGAAGATTTTATTATTGACCTCAAAAATCTTCAAGAACTATTAAGTTACTTCCATTTGTCAATAGTAACTGCTCCTGGTTATGAAGCCGATGATGTCTTAGGAACCTTAGCACAAAGAGCGAGTTTAGCAGGTTTCTGCGTTAAAATTCTTACAGGCGACCAGGATCTATTTCAGCTTGTTAATACAGACGCAAATATCAGCGTTTTACGTCTCGGTAGAGACTCTTTCGGGCGCGGTGGTACAGGAAGAGGTCAAGAATACGGCCCAGAACAAGTAATTGAAAAACTGGGAATTAGACCCGATCAAGTAGTTGATTATAAAGCTCTGTGCGGCGATGCCTCTGATAACATCCCTGGAGTGAGAGGGATTGGCGAAAAAACCGCTGTGCAGTTGTTGACAACTTACAACTCTCTCGATCGGATTTATGCTTCTTTAGATCAGGTTAAAGGAGCTGTGCGGAAAAAGCTGGAAGACGGAAAAACCGAGGCCTATCATTCCCAGCATCTTGCTAAGATTATATGTGATGTACCCTTGGAAATTGAGTTAGAAGAATGCAAGCTTGCTGGTTTTGACGAGGCAGCTTTAATACCAGTTTTAGAAAAATTAGAGTTTAAGACATTTTTAAATAAAGTCAAGCAACTTCAGAAGCGATTTGGCGGTGTAGAACAGAGTGGAGAGGAGGCTTCCAGTCGGAAAATAGAAGAGGTAGATCAGGACAATCGCACCACAATCAAGACTGAAATTAGTGAAGATAGAGTTAGTAAAGAAAATAGCGATCGCTCTTTATCAAACAATGAAGATGATGCAAGCTGGTTTTGGAACTTAGAGGATACCAGAGAGGCTCAACAGCAGGCAATTTTGCCCATTAAACCGAGGATTATTCATACTCCTGAACAGCTAACCGAATTAGTGCAACTATTGCGAACTTTCACCGATTCAGCCACACCTGTTGCGTGGGATACTGAAACTACAGCCTTAGAACCGCGAGACGCTGAATTAGTAGGAATTGGCTGTTGTTGGGGAACTGGGGAAGCAGATTTAGCTTACATTCCTACAGGACATAAAACTGGTCAAAATTTAGATAAAGCCATAGTTTTAGAAGCATTGCGTCCAATTTTAGAAGACAATAATTATCCTAAAGCCTTGCAGAATGCTAAATTTGACCGCTTAATTCTGCGTTGTCAGGGAATCAAATTAGCTGGCGTAGTATTTGACACGATGTTAGCTAGTTATGTCATCGATCCCGAAGGCAGTCACAACCTTACTGCTCTGTGTAAGGAATACTTGGAAGATCCCAAGTTAACTGCAAAAAGTTATAAAGATTTAGTCTCTAAAGAGCAAACAATTGCAGATTTAGCCATTCCGATTGTTGCTAACTACTGCGGTATGGATGTCTATACAACGTTCCAGCTAGTAAGTAAACTTCGCGAAAAACTAGAAGAACTTGATGCAGAAAAGCCGCTTACAGCGTCTTTAGAACAGTTGTTAATAAAAGTAGAACAGCCTCTAGAACCTGTTTTAGCTCAGATGGAATATAAGGGTATTCGCATTAACACAGAGTATCTCAACGAACTATCACAGGAGCTAGAAAATAAATTACAATTAATTGAGCAGACAGCCTACGAAGTCGCTGGGGAAGAATTTAGTTTGAGTTCGCCAAAACAGTTAAGCAAACTGTTGTTTGAAACTCTAAAACTAGATATCAAAAAATCCCGAAGAATTCAAAGCGGCTATTCTACTGATGCTGCTGTTTTGGAAAAGTTGCAAGACGATCACGAGGTAGTCAAAACTATTTTGGAGCATCGCACTTTATCAAAGTTAAAGTCAACTTATGTGGATGCACTCCCGCAGTTAGTGCGTCCTGATACTGGACGGGTGCATACAGATTTTAATCAGGCCGCTACGGGGACGGGGAGGCTATCTTCTTCTAATCCAAATTTGCAGAATATTCCCATCCGCACTGAATTTTCTCGACAAATTCGCAAGGCATTTTTGCCTAAAGAAGGCTGGCTGATGGTGTCTGCTGACTATTCTCAAATTGAGTTAAGAATTTTGGCTCATTTAACTCAAGAACCTGTGTTAGTTGAAGCTTACAAAACGAATCAGGACGTGCATACTGTGACTGCTAAACTCTTATTTGAAAAGGAAACAGTAACGCCGGACGAGCGCAGGTTGGGCAAAACGATTAATTTTGGCGTAATTTATGGAATGGGGGCGCAGAGATTTGCACGGTCTGTGGAAGGGGTGAGTCCGACGCAAGCTAAGCTGTTTATTGAGAGGTTTAATCAGCGGTATTCTAGGGTTTTTGAGTATTTGAATAGGGTCAAGAAGGATGCGATCGCGCAAGGTTACGTCTCAACAATTCTAGGCCGTCGCCGCTATTTCAAATTCGAGGGCGAAAGTGTCCGCAAACTGAAAGACTCTGATGTTCAAGACATTAACCTGGCTACTCTCAAAAATATAGGTCAGAATGACGCACAACTTTTACGAGCTGCTGCTAATGCTCCAATTCAGGGCTCCAGTGCTGATATTATTAAGGTGGCAATGGTGAAACTGCATGATATCTTGAAGGATCGTCAGGCGCGTTTACTATTACAAGTTCATGATGAATTAGTGTTGGAAGTACCGCCCGATGAGTGGGAAGAATTGCAGCATAAAATTAAGAATACAATGGAAAATGCTGTAGAGTTAAGTGTACCGCTAGTGGTTGATATTCATGCGGGGCAAAATTGGATGGAGACGAAGTAA
- a CDS encoding putative bifunctional diguanylate cyclase/phosphodiesterase, translating to MSRAKILIVEDESIIAEDIADSLKVLGYSISAIVFSGEEAIQAADDMQPDLVLMDIHLQGKMDGITAAEEIRSRFQIPVVYLTAYADDNTLQRVNATKPFGYVVKPFEEKNLHSAIQIALHRHQYDYLTNLPNRSLLRERLNQILEKQKAFQTLIPIVSLSVDRINKINGTLGHSIGDSVLRIISQRLTNCNPNFNMVARLEAAEFAIIMPLIEEKEDTGNVAQTILDMISDPIVVDGYEVYVTASIGIAFYPGDGTKGDELLKNAYAAMYYAQQQGGNSYQFYTSKSSIVSINQIIQETSLRNALKCSEFEVYYQPQVELKTGKIVGAEALLRWNHPERGLVYPDEFIALAEEMGLIIPLGEWVLQTACKQTKIWQESDFSPLRIAVNLSGRQFNQKNIAERVRQILKETGLDPKYLELEVTESLVIQNESAATKAMTEWRTLGIKIAVDDFGTGYSSLSYPKRFPFDIIKIDRSFICNITNDPKNAAITKAIIQMAHSLNMKVIAEGVETQAELDFLYQYECDEMQGYFFSKALTNKEFEELLKKGQCLPSVEDN from the coding sequence ATGTCAAGAGCTAAGATCCTCATCGTTGAAGATGAAAGCATCATCGCCGAGGACATTGCAGATAGTTTAAAAGTTCTAGGGTATAGCATTAGCGCTATAGTATTTTCTGGAGAAGAAGCCATTCAAGCAGCCGATGATATGCAGCCTGATTTGGTGTTAATGGATATTCATCTGCAAGGAAAAATGGACGGCATAACAGCAGCAGAAGAAATCAGATCGCGCTTCCAAATACCAGTTGTTTATTTAACAGCTTATGCCGATGATAACACTTTACAACGGGTCAATGCGACAAAACCATTCGGCTATGTTGTCAAACCATTTGAAGAAAAAAACTTGCATTCAGCTATCCAAATTGCTCTGCATCGGCATCAGTATGACTATTTAACAAATTTACCTAATCGCTCGTTGTTGCGAGAGCGGCTTAATCAGATATTAGAAAAACAAAAAGCTTTTCAGACTCTAATTCCGATTGTATCTCTCAGCGTGGATCGGATCAACAAAATCAACGGTACATTAGGGCATTCTATCGGTGACTCCGTACTCCGTATTATTAGTCAAAGGCTCACTAACTGCAATCCTAACTTTAATATGGTTGCCCGTTTAGAAGCTGCTGAATTTGCGATTATCATGCCGCTAATTGAAGAAAAAGAAGATACTGGCAATGTCGCTCAAACCATTTTAGATATGATCTCCGATCCCATCGTTGTTGATGGCTATGAAGTTTATGTCACTGCCAGTATCGGCATCGCTTTCTATCCCGGTGACGGCACTAAGGGAGACGAATTGTTGAAGAATGCTTATGCAGCCATGTATTATGCTCAGCAGCAGGGCGGAAATAGTTATCAGTTTTATACTTCAAAATCATCGATAGTATCTATCAACCAAATCATTCAGGAAACCAGCCTGCGGAATGCCCTTAAATGCTCAGAGTTTGAAGTTTACTATCAGCCTCAAGTCGAACTTAAGACAGGTAAGATTGTTGGTGCTGAAGCCCTATTACGCTGGAATCATCCAGAACGAGGTTTAGTTTACCCCGATGAATTTATCGCCCTTGCTGAAGAAATGGGTTTGATTATTCCACTGGGTGAATGGGTGCTGCAAACTGCTTGCAAGCAAACTAAAATTTGGCAAGAATCAGATTTTTCCCCCTTGCGGATAGCAGTCAACTTGTCAGGTCGTCAGTTCAATCAGAAAAATATTGCTGAAAGAGTAAGGCAGATATTAAAAGAAACAGGACTAGATCCTAAGTATTTAGAACTGGAAGTAACAGAAAGTCTAGTAATTCAAAATGAATCGGCTGCTACTAAGGCTATGACTGAATGGCGTACCCTTGGAATTAAAATAGCGGTTGATGATTTTGGCACGGGATATTCCTCTTTAAGCTATCCTAAACGTTTTCCATTTGATATTATTAAGATTGACCGCAGTTTTATCTGCAATATCACAAACGATCCCAAGAATGCCGCAATTACTAAAGCGATTATTCAAATGGCACACAGTTTGAATATGAAAGTGATTGCTGAGGGTGTGGAAACCCAGGCAGAACTAGATTTCCTTTATCAATATGAATGTGATGAGATGCAAGGTTATTTTTTTAGTAAAGCCCTTACCAATAAAGAATTTGAAGAATTGTTAAAAAAAGGGCAATGTTTGCCTAGTGTAGAAGATAACTAA
- a CDS encoding histidine kinase dimerization/phosphoacceptor domain -containing protein yields the protein MLHPNPSFCRTLAPTEISGIAATLQHKVEQLTGELNSARQQLEREREQLKKTNDALQESQVHLHAVISKAPIVLWALDGEGIFTLFDGKGLENSDLQPDQLVGQSIFDLYCNHPNILESIAFVRAGNEHSWIAEMGDLVYESQATPIRDRDGQVLGVIGVSTDITLRHKSEAALQEAKIELEFRVDERTAALKESNDQLVVEIVEHLQAEKALRYRVEFEQLIATLSTHFINLRPEEIDSGINRALETIATFSGVDRSYVFLLDDNGTKLNNSHEWCAPNIAPQIRQRQGIAVEALHWWQEQIRQRETINIPSVAKLPRSQRTTKAIMRSQSIQSLIVMPMTHRGSLVGFLGLDAVQLEKAWSEDVITLLRIVGEMFVNALERKRVEAQKTQLIASIQESERKFRSLYEATNDAVMLLDEQGFFDCNRATLKIFGCTIKEDLCGKQPKDFSTRFQPGGEDSESLVKQHIAVAMETGSNRFDWLHQRIDGSEFPGEVLLSAMEIDGKKVLQAVVRDITERKRSEEGIKASLAEKEVLLKEIHHRVKNNLQVISSLLRLQSRYIQDRRTIEMLKESQNRVRSMALVHEQLYQSQDLSKINFAEYIHNLANNLFQAYEVNEKGVKLRMNIEVVYLNIDTAVHCGLIINELVSNSLKYGFIDRQKGEVYIECSVTNQQFMLTVRDNGIGFPANLDFRNSCSLGLRLVCSLVNQLRGTIELNSSKGTAIAITFTMQNLQQGSETNVKS from the coding sequence ATGCTACACCCCAACCCATCCTTTTGTCGCACCCTTGCTCCCACAGAAATATCTGGCATCGCTGCCACCTTGCAGCATAAGGTAGAGCAATTGACTGGCGAATTAAACAGTGCCCGCCAGCAACTAGAGCGCGAGAGAGAGCAACTAAAAAAGACCAATGATGCTCTCCAAGAAAGCCAAGTACACCTGCACGCAGTCATTTCCAAAGCGCCAATTGTCCTCTGGGCATTGGATGGTGAGGGCATATTCACACTTTTTGATGGCAAAGGGCTAGAAAATTCAGACCTTCAGCCCGATCAACTCGTCGGTCAGTCAATTTTTGATTTATATTGCAACCATCCAAATATTTTGGAAAGCATCGCCTTTGTACGTGCAGGCAACGAGCACAGTTGGATTGCAGAAATGGGGGATTTAGTATACGAAAGTCAAGCAACTCCGATACGGGATCGAGATGGTCAAGTTTTGGGAGTAATCGGTGTTTCTACTGACATTACGCTGCGTCATAAATCTGAAGCAGCCCTGCAAGAAGCAAAGATAGAGCTAGAGTTTAGAGTCGATGAGCGGACAGCAGCTTTAAAGGAGTCTAACGATCAGTTAGTAGTAGAAATTGTGGAACATCTACAAGCAGAGAAAGCGCTGCGATATCGAGTTGAATTTGAGCAATTGATCGCGACTCTTTCTACTCATTTTATCAACTTAAGACCAGAAGAAATTGATAGCGGTATTAACCGAGCGCTGGAAACAATCGCAACTTTTAGCGGTGTCGATCGCAGTTACGTCTTTTTGCTCGATGACAACGGCACTAAGCTCAACAATAGTCACGAATGGTGCGCTCCTAACATTGCCCCGCAAATTCGCCAACGTCAAGGCATAGCAGTGGAAGCTCTGCACTGGTGGCAAGAGCAAATCCGCCAGCGCGAAACTATTAATATTCCCAGTGTCGCCAAATTGCCGCGATCGCAGCGGACTACCAAAGCCATTATGCGATCGCAGTCCATCCAATCTCTGATCGTGATGCCAATGACTCATCGCGGCTCCCTGGTGGGATTCTTAGGCTTAGATGCCGTGCAATTAGAAAAAGCTTGGTCAGAAGATGTCATTACCTTACTGCGAATTGTCGGCGAAATGTTCGTCAACGCCCTAGAGCGCAAGCGAGTAGAAGCACAAAAGACCCAATTAATTGCCTCTATCCAAGAGTCAGAACGCAAATTTCGCAGCTTATACGAAGCCACCAACGACGCAGTAATGCTCCTTGACGAACAAGGTTTCTTTGACTGCAACCGCGCCACCCTAAAAATATTTGGCTGTACTATCAAAGAGGATTTGTGTGGGAAGCAACCCAAAGACTTTTCGACCCGATTTCAGCCAGGAGGAGAAGATTCAGAAAGTTTAGTAAAACAACACATTGCTGTAGCTATGGAGACAGGTAGCAACCGATTTGATTGGCTACACCAACGCATTGATGGTTCAGAATTTCCCGGAGAAGTCTTACTCTCTGCAATGGAAATCGACGGCAAAAAAGTGCTGCAAGCAGTAGTGCGCGATATTACCGAGCGAAAGCGAAGTGAAGAGGGAATTAAGGCATCCTTAGCAGAGAAAGAAGTCCTGCTTAAAGAAATTCACCATCGCGTTAAAAACAATCTCCAGGTTATTTCTAGTCTGCTCAGACTTCAATCGCGATACATTCAGGATCGACGTACAATTGAAATGTTAAAAGAAAGCCAAAATCGCGTTCGGTCAATGGCTCTCGTTCACGAGCAATTATATCAATCCCAAGACTTATCAAAGATTAACTTTGCTGAATACATCCATAACCTAGCAAATAATTTATTTCAGGCTTATGAAGTAAATGAAAAGGGAGTTAAATTAAGGATGAATATCGAGGTAGTTTATCTCAATATTGACACAGCAGTTCACTGTGGATTAATTATCAACGAATTGGTTTCCAATTCTCTTAAATATGGATTTATCGATCGGCAAAAAGGAGAAGTTTATATAGAATGCTCAGTCACAAATCAGCAATTTATGCTGACCGTTCGGGATAACGGCATTGGATTTCCAGCTAACTTGGATTTCCGCAATTCCTGCTCATTAGGACTGAGATTAGTGTGTTCTTTAGTTAATCAACTCAGAGGGACTATTGAACTAAATAGCAGTAAAGGAACTGCGATAGCAATTACATTTACAATGCAAAACTTACAGCAGGGGAGTGAAACTAATGTCAAGAGCTAA
- a CDS encoding threonine aldolase family protein: MNFCSDNVTGVSPEIMAAIAAANDGATMPYGNDECTQNLQGKFSELFETPVTVFPVATGSAANALALSVISPPYGAIYCHAESHINVDECGAPEFYTGGAKLVTLTGNNAKIDAANLAAILDRAGAGFVHHVQPAAVSITQATEAGTIYNPDEISQIAEVTHAYNLQLHMDGARFANAVASLGCSPADITWRAGVDVLSFGATKNGAMAAEAVVFFNHKLVRDFQYRRKRSGHLFSKMRFLSVQLEAYIKDKLWLRNAAKANEMAAQLVEGIAGISGVKLAYPVEANEIFIELPEPVIKALLSEGFEFYRWHREDANIVRLVTAFNTQEKDIIAFIKTVKNFAQ, translated from the coding sequence ATGAATTTTTGCAGCGATAATGTTACGGGAGTTTCTCCAGAAATAATGGCAGCGATCGCAGCCGCCAATGACGGGGCTACTATGCCCTACGGAAATGACGAATGCACGCAGAATTTGCAAGGCAAATTTTCCGAACTATTTGAGACACCCGTCACAGTTTTTCCCGTAGCGACAGGCTCCGCCGCCAATGCTCTCGCTCTCTCTGTTATTTCTCCTCCTTATGGAGCAATTTATTGCCATGCCGAATCTCATATCAACGTCGATGAATGCGGCGCACCAGAATTTTATACTGGTGGTGCAAAGCTAGTAACACTAACAGGAAATAATGCCAAAATTGATGCTGCTAACTTAGCAGCAATACTCGATCGAGCCGGTGCAGGATTTGTTCATCATGTACAACCTGCTGCTGTCAGCATTACTCAGGCAACAGAAGCCGGAACTATTTACAATCCTGATGAAATTTCCCAAATTGCTGAAGTAACTCACGCTTACAATTTACAATTGCACATGGATGGAGCGCGGTTTGCAAATGCTGTCGCCAGTCTCGGTTGTTCTCCTGCCGATATTACTTGGCGGGCTGGCGTTGATGTACTTTCATTTGGAGCTACTAAAAATGGCGCAATGGCAGCAGAAGCAGTAGTATTTTTTAATCACAAATTGGTGCGAGATTTCCAATATCGCCGCAAGCGCAGCGGTCATCTTTTCTCAAAAATGCGGTTTCTATCAGTACAGCTAGAAGCATATATTAAAGATAAGTTGTGGTTAAGAAATGCAGCGAAAGCTAACGAAATGGCAGCCCAATTAGTAGAAGGAATCGCGGGTATTTCTGGGGTGAAGCTTGCCTATCCAGTAGAAGCAAATGAAATTTTTATTGAACTTCCAGAACCAGTAATTAAAGCGCTTTTATCCGAAGGATTCGAGTTTTATCGTTGGCATCGTGAAGATGCGAATATTGTCCGACTTGTCACCGCTTTCAATACGCAGGAAAAAGATATTATTGCTTTCATAAAAACTGTCAAAAACTTTGCACAATAA
- a CDS encoding CHAT domain-containing protein: MKKIPVFTICIFSLVCGSQTPKALAITPETFAKAEVRQTPALNRVAALEKQAQQLYETGQFADAIAVLQRLVTDYTAQGNQLGQARALRNLALVYHHAGERTKATAAITDSFNQLNQIENTAERTKIFAQILEVKGQLELSAGNSEQALETWKKAAETYKEIGDATGVTRNQINQAQSLQVLGLYSQALKMLKTVKETLKNQPDTLLKARGFQSLGDALRIVGDLNQSQEVLQQSLAIAEKLESPEALTAAMISLGNTFRVQQKPEAALDFYQRAVKASPTPLQTIEAQLNQLSLLLEQKQWSEAKILSPKIEFLLAKLPASRTAVYAIINLAHSLIRIEQQGEEQQQIANYQEPAQLLAMAVKLAQSLKDRRAEANALGNLGKLYEQNQQWADARKLTEKALLLAQAVNAADIAYQWQWQLGRIMKVQGEREGAITAYFSAVKTLQSLRSDLVSISSDVQFSFTESVEPVYRELVGLLLQPPLNSSQSHGVVDQLALIQARQIIEALQVAELDNFFRDACLDIRPVQIDQIDPKAAVFYPIILRDRLEVIVKLPNKPLLHYTTFVSEERVEEILIKLREGLTRSLIRGVLKILLEPSQQAYDWLIRPIETDLAASGVQTLVFVLDGSLRSIPMAALYDGKQYLAQKYSIAIAPGLQLVDAKPLARNSLKILTGGLSESRQGFDALPGVETELQRIAAEVPSTILLNESFTEANLKAKINSFPFPVVHLATHGEFSSKAENTFILAWDERINAKELDSLLRGNTRTARPIELLVLSACRTAVGDKRAALGLAGVAVRAGARSTMASLWYVSDEATALLMTKFYEELAKKEVTKAEALRRAQQAIFQDKRFSHPYFWAAFVLVGNWL; encoded by the coding sequence ATGAAAAAAATCCCTGTTTTTACTATTTGCATTTTCTCTTTAGTTTGCGGTTCCCAAACCCCAAAAGCCTTGGCAATTACTCCTGAAACATTTGCTAAAGCAGAGGTAAGGCAAACGCCAGCTTTAAATAGAGTGGCGGCCTTAGAAAAACAGGCACAGCAACTTTATGAAACGGGACAGTTTGCAGATGCGATCGCGGTATTACAGCGCTTAGTTACCGATTATACCGCCCAAGGCAATCAATTAGGTCAGGCAAGGGCTTTAAGAAATCTGGCACTCGTCTATCATCATGCTGGAGAAAGAACTAAAGCAACGGCTGCAATTACAGACAGTTTCAACCAACTAAATCAAATAGAAAATACCGCTGAGAGGACAAAAATTTTCGCTCAAATACTAGAAGTAAAAGGACAATTAGAATTATCTGCTGGCAATTCCGAACAAGCCCTAGAAACCTGGAAAAAAGCCGCAGAAACATACAAAGAAATCGGCGATGCTACAGGAGTTACTAGGAACCAGATTAACCAAGCTCAATCACTACAGGTATTAGGGCTATATAGTCAAGCTCTCAAAATGCTAAAGACTGTGAAAGAAACACTGAAAAACCAACCAGATACGCTACTGAAAGCCAGAGGATTTCAGAGCTTAGGCGATGCGTTGCGGATAGTGGGAGATTTGAATCAATCTCAGGAAGTTTTACAGCAAAGTTTAGCAATAGCTGAAAAATTAGAATCTCCCGAAGCCTTGACAGCCGCTATGATTAGCTTGGGTAATACATTTAGAGTACAGCAAAAACCGGAAGCAGCTTTAGATTTTTATCAGCGGGCAGTGAAAGCATCTCCTACACCTTTACAGACAATTGAAGCGCAACTAAACCAACTGAGCCTTTTATTAGAGCAAAAGCAATGGTCAGAAGCCAAAATTTTATCACCTAAAATCGAGTTTTTACTTGCCAAATTACCTGCTAGCAGGACAGCAGTTTATGCTATAATTAATTTAGCTCACAGCTTAATTAGGATTGAACAGCAAGGCGAAGAACAGCAGCAGATCGCCAATTATCAAGAGCCTGCTCAATTATTAGCAATGGCAGTAAAACTAGCTCAAAGCTTAAAAGATAGAAGAGCAGAAGCTAATGCTCTGGGAAATTTGGGCAAGCTTTACGAACAGAATCAACAATGGGCTGACGCGAGAAAATTAACTGAAAAAGCACTACTTTTAGCGCAAGCGGTGAATGCTGCGGATATTGCCTACCAGTGGCAGTGGCAATTAGGAAGAATTATGAAAGTTCAAGGAGAGCGAGAAGGCGCAATTACTGCTTATTTCTCCGCAGTAAAAACCCTCCAGTCTCTTCGTAGCGATTTAGTTAGTATTAGCTCAGATGTACAGTTTTCATTTACAGAAAGTGTAGAGCCAGTCTATCGAGAGCTAGTAGGTTTGCTGTTGCAACCGCCTCTTAATTCTTCACAAAGTCATGGAGTTGTAGATCAATTAGCATTAATTCAAGCGAGGCAAATAATAGAAGCATTACAAGTAGCTGAACTTGACAACTTCTTTCGAGATGCCTGTTTAGATATCAGACCAGTTCAAATCGACCAAATCGATCCAAAAGCAGCAGTTTTTTATCCGATTATTTTGCGGGATCGCCTAGAAGTAATTGTCAAACTTCCAAACAAACCTCTACTTCACTACACTACCTTTGTATCTGAAGAGCGAGTAGAAGAAATACTCATAAAACTGCGGGAAGGACTAACAAGAAGCTTAATCCGGGGGGTCTTAAAAATCTTATTGGAACCGTCGCAACAAGCTTATGACTGGTTAATCCGTCCCATCGAAACTGACTTAGCAGCGAGTGGCGTACAAACTTTAGTATTTGTCTTAGATGGTTCTCTGCGGAGTATTCCGATGGCCGCTCTTTACGATGGCAAGCAATATTTAGCTCAAAAATATAGCATTGCAATAGCTCCTGGTTTACAACTGGTAGACGCTAAACCTTTAGCAAGAAATAGCCTCAAAATTCTCACTGGTGGCTTAAGCGAATCTCGCCAAGGGTTTGATGCACTTCCTGGCGTTGAGACTGAATTGCAACGGATCGCGGCAGAAGTTCCCAGTACAATTCTGCTAAATGAATCTTTCACCGAAGCCAACTTAAAAGCAAAAATTAATTCGTTTCCTTTCCCAGTAGTTCACTTAGCAACTCACGGCGAATTCAGTTCTAAAGCTGAAAATACATTTATTCTTGCTTGGGACGAGCGAATTAACGCTAAGGAATTAGATAGTTTGCTAAGGGGAAATACAAGGACGGCCCGCCCTATTGAATTGCTAGTGCTGAGTGCTTGCAGAACTGCTGTTGGAGATAAGCGGGCGGCTTTGGGATTAGCGGGGGTAGCTGTGCGGGCGGGAGCTCGGAGTACGATGGCATCTTTGTGGTATGTGAGCGATGAAGCGACTGCTTTACTGATGACTAAATTTTATGAAGAATTAGCCAAGAAAGAAGTGACAAAAGCTGAAGCTCTCCGCCGTGCTCAGCAGGCGATTTTCCAGGATAAAAGATTTTCTCATCCTTATTTCTGGGCAGCTTTTGTTTTAGTTGGTAATTGGTTGTAA
- a CDS encoding winged helix-turn-helix transcriptional regulator produces the protein MQTNTDTERASCIVERTLDVIGGRWKVLILRELFQGVKRFNELQRALKGITQKMLTQQLREMESHGIVHREIYLQVPPKVEYSLTPLGESLKPIIDAMHEWGVKYLNQNN, from the coding sequence ATGCAAACCAACACAGATACCGAGAGAGCCAGTTGTATTGTAGAAAGAACGTTAGACGTGATTGGTGGGCGCTGGAAGGTCTTAATTCTGCGCGAGTTATTTCAAGGGGTGAAGCGTTTTAATGAGCTACAACGCGCCTTAAAAGGAATCACTCAAAAAATGTTGACACAACAACTGCGGGAGATGGAATCGCATGGTATTGTCCATCGCGAAATATACTTGCAGGTTCCTCCAAAAGTCGAATATTCGTTAACACCTTTGGGAGAAAGTCTCAAACCAATCATCGATGCCATGCACGAATGGGGTGTTAAGTATCTCAATCAAAACAATTAA